CCTCGGGGCCGATCACCGCCGCCGAATTGTAGAGCGCGGCCCCATCGCGCTCGGCCAGACCCGCGACGATGTAGAGACCGTGGCGACGTGCCAGTTCGGCCCAGGCGAGAGAGGCCGGGCCGTCGCCCGCCGTCTCCGCGTGGGCATAGGCCTCCTCGCGTCTCTCGAAGACGTAGCCGGAGTTCGCGAGTTCAGGCAGCACGACCAGTCCCGCTCCGGCGGCGGCGGCCTCCTCGATCTTCGCGCAGCTCCGCTCGATGTTGCCGGTGGGATCGCCGATCCGCGGCTCCATCTGCACGCAGGCGAGTGTGATCTTCGGGTCGTGGCCGTCGCCGGCCGCCTCTTCGCTCATCGATACCTCCTTTGCAAGGGACGCCGATCGTCCTCAGGACGACAGCTCGACATGAAAGAATCCTGCGACCCGCCGAAACATTAGGCAGCAGATGCAATCGCTTTGGACAGATTTTATGCAATTTTCGTTCGCAGTAGTATAGCCTAGGGACTCTTCTCGGCTCTCAAGAGCCTGGCATACTTCTTGCTGAAATAATCCCGTCACAGGTTTTCGACCGGGCCCGTACAGACCGTTTACGCGCCCATAGATCGAAAGGTCCCACGATGGAACTCGATGCGATCGCCAAACTGGTGTTCGACATCCTCGCCTTCTCCTCGATCATGGTTCTGGTCGTGCTCGGGCTGGCCGTGATCGCCAGCATGATGGGCATCTTCAACCTCGGCCACGGCGAGTTCGTTCTGCTCGGCGCCTACACGGTCTTCGTCTTTCGCGAACTCGGGCTGCCCGAATGGGCGGGCATGCTGGCCGCTCCCTTTCTCGTCGCCATCGTCGGTCTGTTCGTCGAAGCAACGGTGATCAGACGGCTCTACGTTGCGCCCGTGATCGCCATGCTGGCGACCTATGCCGTGGGGCTGATCATTCGCGAGACGGTGCGCGGCCTGATCGGCGGGCAGTTCTATTCGATCGACGAACCGATCCAGGGCTTCATCCAGATCGGCGACGTGAGTCTCTCGGCCTGGCGCACGGTGATCATCTTCATCACGCTCGCCGTGATGGCCGCCTGCTACCTCTTCCTCACCCGGACGAGCTTCGGCCTGCAGATCCGCGGCGCGCTGGAGAACCCAATGCTGGCGCGCGCCTCCGGTGTCTCCACGTCGCGTCTCTACGCCTTCACCTTCGCCTTCGGCGCCGCGCTCGCGGGCCTCGCCGGCGCCTTGATGGTGCCGCTCTTCTCGCTTTCCGCGGATCTCGGCTTGCGCTTCCTGGTGCAGGCTTTCCTCGCCGTCATGCTCGGCGGTGTCGGCACCTTCGAGGGACCGGTGCTGGGCGGCGCCTTGATCGGCGCCATGGTTCCAGGCTTTCAGTGGCTGCGCGAGCTGCCTCTGCTCAATGCCCTGATCCAGCCGATCGTCGCCGAGGTTCTGGTGTTCGTCGTGGCCCTGATCATCGTCAAATTCCGTCCGCAGGGCTTTGTCAGTAAAGGGAGAATCTAGTGACCTACGATCGCAAGCAGATCGCGTCCGCGCGCGGCGAAACGGGCCGCCGACTGACACGCCGGGGATTCCTCAAGGGCGCCGGCGCGCTGGCCGCAACCGGCTGGGTGGCCGGCAGCGCCGGCGGCTGGGTCCTGAGACCGAATTGGAGTCACGCGGCCGGCCCGATCAAGATGGGCATCGCGACCGACATCACCGGCGCCATCGCGCCCTCCGGAAACGCGAACTGGCAGATCGCGCAGCTGGCCGTCCAGCAGATCAACGACGCCGGCGGCATCCTGGACCGGCCCATCGAGCTCTACCTGGAGGATACCGCCTCCGACCCCGGCGTCGCCGTGGGCAACGTCCGCCGGCTGATCCAGCAGAACAACGTCGATGTGGTGCTGGGCGGCATCACCAGCGCCATGCGAGAGGCGATCAAGAACCCGATCGTCCGGCGCGGCCGCACGCTCTACATCTACCCGCAGCTCTACGAGGGACAGGAGTGCACGACCGACCTCTACTGCACGGGTCCGACGCCGGCACAGCAGTGCGACGAGCTGATTCCCTGGCTGATCGGCCAGGGGCACCGGCGCTTCGCCTTCCCCTCTGCCAACTACCTCTGGCCGCAGCTGCTCAATAGATATGCCCGCAAGGTGATCGAGGAGAATGGCGGCGAAGTGGTCTTCGAGGAGTACTACCCCCTCGACCAGATCGAGTACTCGGCCACGGTCGCGAAGATTAACAGCGAGAATGTCGACTGCGTCTTCAAGACAGTCATCCCGCCGGGCACGCAGGCCTTCCTGAAACAGCTCTACGAGAGCGGCTTCAACGAGCGCGGCGGGCATGTGAGCTGCGTCTACTTCGACGACAACTCCGTGAACTACGTGCCGGCCCGCGAGATGGAAGGGCTGTCGAGCTGCCTGGACTATTTCAAGGCGGTCGACGATCCCTTCAGCAACGAGCTGCAGACGGCGTACGACGCCATGTTCCCGGATACCCGCTACCTCTTCACCGCGGGGTCCGCCGCCACCGGCATGTACCGCGGCGTGAAGTTCTACGAGGAAGCGGTCAAGGCCACGAACGGCGATCTGGATCGTGACGCCGTCTCGGCCGCACTGGACACGGCGGAGATCGCCGAGGGTCCAGGCGGCGGCGCCAGGATGATCCCCGGTACGGGTCACTGCGCGATGAACATGTACATCGCCGTGTCTCGCGCCGGCGAATACGAGGTGATCTCGAAGTACGACATGGTGGATCCCGCGGAGTGTACGTGATCCAGCTGCACTGACCGCAATCGGTTCGGAGGCCGAAGGGCCGCCGAGCCGATTGCGGACTACGTCTCCTTTCGCCGTCCCACCGAACTAAGGAACTGCCGCCCCGATGGCAGAGACCTCTCTTTCCCGATCCCTGATAAAGAAACCGCCACGCAGACGCGCCGGCGTGATCCCGATCGTGGAATGGGGACTGCTGATCTTTCTGCTGATTTATCCCTTCGCCGTCAGTTTCCTCACGGCCGGAGACAGTGCCCCCGACTTCAACAATTTTTGGGTCATCCGCGTCACGACGATGCTAATCCTGGCAAAGCTCGCGATCAGCTTCGACCTCTGCTGGGGCTATTCGGGAATCATGAGTTTCGGTCAGGGCCTGTTCTTCGGCCTGGCCGGCTACGTGGTCGCCAAGTTCGCCGAGGAGCTGGGGTGGCTTCAGATCTTCTTCGTCGTGCCGATGGGGATGCTGGTCGGCCTGCTGGCCGCCTTGCTGGTCGGCTGGTTCCTGCTGCTCGGTAAACGCACTCCCACGGTGATCTTCGTCGCGCTCGGCACCTTGACCGCCTCCTACGCCGCCGAGCGGCTGGTGGCCGGCTGGCTCTGGGTCGGGGCCGGCAACGGTCTGTCGATCTGGGACTTCCTGATGATCGGCAGCTACGAGCTGGAACCCGGCCTGATCTTCTACTACGTCGCGCTGCTCTTCCTCTGTCTCGTCTATCTCGGCAGCCGCTATCTCGTCCGCTCCCAGTTCGGACTGGTGCTCGCCGGCATGCGCCAGAACGAGGAGCGGATCGCCTTCTTCGGCTACCGAGTCCAGATCTACAAGGCGATCGTCTTCTCCTTCGCCGGTATGGTCGCCGGCCTGGCGGGCGCGCTCTACAGCTATCACGAGGGCTTTGTCGGTCCCTCCAGCGTCGGTATCGGGATCTCGACCTATGCCGTGCTCTACGGACTGTTCGGCGGTATCGGCACGCTGATCGGCCCGGTGATCGGGGCCGGCGTGATCGAGATCCTGAGACTCTTTCTCTCGGACATCGACGCCATCAGGAACTACTGGCCGGTCGTCCTGGGCATCATCATGCTGGTGGTGGTGGCCTATCGCCCGACAGGTCTATTGGGCCTGATCGTCTCCGAGCGCGAGCGGATCGGGTCCTTCGGCATCGCGGTGCGCGGCAAAGCCGCCAAGGAGACTCCGCCCGCGCGGCCCGAACGGACGGAGGGCGACGATGGCGCTGCTTGAGGTCCGCGGACTCGGCAAGACCTTCGGCGCGTTGCGTGCCCTGGGGGGCGTCGACGTGACGGTGCGGGCGCGCAGCTTCCACGGACTGATCGGTCCCAACGGATCCGGGAAGTCGACTCTTCTGAAGGCCATTGCCGGCGCGCATTTCGCGAGCGAAGGGACGATCACCTTCGACGGGACGGAGATCACAACGGCGACGCCGGCGGAACGCGCGAAGCGCGGTCTTTCGCTGAAGTTCCAGATCACCGCGATCCTGCCGGAACTGTCGGTCTACGACAACGTTCTGCTCGCGCTGCAAGCGGATCAACCGCTCTGGACGCTGCTGCGCTCCAGGAGCCGGGCTGCGCTCCACACGGAGGTGATGGAGCTGCTGGAGCGCTTTCTGCTGGCCGATCTGACCAGAGATCTGGCCGGGGAGTTGAGCCACGGTCAGCAGCAGTGGCTGGAGATCGCCATGGCTATGGCGGTCAAACCGAAGCTGCTGCTACTCGACGAACCCACCGGCGGCATGAGCCCGGAGGAGCGCCGCGTCACCGGCGAACTGCTCATGCCGATCAAGCAGACCTGCGCTTTGGTGATCGTCGAGCACGATCTGGATTTCATCAAGGACATCTGCGATCACCTGACCGTGTTGGATCAGGGGCAGGTGCTCGACGACGGCACGGTGGCCGAGATCGAGACGTCGGCGCGCGTACAGGAGGTCTATACGACCCGTGTCTAGCTCCCGGTCCCACCACGCCCCCAGCAAAGCCACGATTCTCGATGTGCAGGAACTGGATGCCGGCTACGGCCGCAGCCAAGTGTTGGCAAAAGTGGACTTCAAGGCGCGGACGACCGGCGGTGTCGCGCTGCTCGGACGCAACGGCGCCGGTAAGAGTACCCTGCTCAAGACCTTGATCGGCGAGATCCAGCCGATGCAGGGAACGATCTGGTTCGACGGTCAGAACGCTCACGAGCACGGCACCGAGTGGCGCGTCCGACGCGGCATGGGCTACGTCCCTCAGGAACAGGCGGTCTTCGGTAAGTTGACGGTGCGCGAGAACCTGCTGCTCGGCGCCGTGCGGCAGAGGGACAAGTCCGGCATCGACATGGTGCTCGACTTTTTCCCGAAGCTCGGCCAGCGGTTGGAGCAGACCGCCGGTACGCTGTCGGGCGGCGAGCGCAAGATGTTGGCGATCGGCCGGGCCCTGCTCGGCAAGCCGCGGCTGCTGATGCTGGACGAGCCGACCGAGGGCGTCTGGATCGGCGTCATCGAGGAGATCGCCGAACGCCTGCGCGCTCTGACCTCGGAGATGTCCGTGATCCTGGTCGAACAACATGTGGAGCTTGCGCTGCGCGTGGCGGACTATGCTTACGTCATGGACCGGGGCACCATTGCGCTACAGGGCCCCGCGGCGGAGGTGAAGAACGACCCTCGTCTCCTGCGCTATCTCGCCCCCTGAGGCCCGCGCGTCTCAATTCGCCGAACAGGGGCGCAAACAGAGTTCCAACGAGAGGGAGGAACCAAAACCATGACCGTTAAGGTACCGACACTGGATCAGGTCTACGAGATCGCCGAGGAGCTCGGCATCGCCTTCGATGCGGAAGAGGTGGTGTCCTTCCGGGATCTGATGGCGGGCAACCTCGCCTCCTACGACGTCGTCGACGCGATGCCGGATCACCTGCCCGAGGTCAAGTACCCGCGCACGCCGGGCCGGCGTCCCCTGCCGGAGGATAATCCCCTCAACGCCTGGTACGTGAAGTCCACCATCGAGGGTGCCCCTTCCGGCAAGCTCAAGGGCAAGACCGTCGCGATCAAAGACAACGTGATGGTCGCCGGGGTGCCCATGATGAACGGCTCCGGCACGCTCGAGGGCTATGTCCCCGATATCGATGCGACGGTGGTCGAGCGCCTGCTGGACGCCGGCGCGACGCTGATGGGCAAGGCCCACTGCGAGTACTTCTGCCTCTCCGGCGGCAGCCACACCAACGCGACCGGTCCCGTCCACAACCCGTACAAACACGGCTACGCGGCCGGCGGCTCCTCCTCGGGTTCGGCGGCGCTGGTCGCGGCCGGCGAGGTCGACATGGCGATCGGCGGCGACCAGGGCGGCTCGATCCGGATGCCGGCGTCCTGGTGCGGCATCTACGGGATGAAGCCAACCCATGGTCTGGTGCCCTACACCGGAATCATGCCGATCGAAATCTTCGTCGACCACACCGGGCCGATGACCGCGACGGTCAGCGACAATGCCCTGATGCTGGAGGCCATCGCCGGTCCCGACGGCTACGATCCGCGCCAGTACGATGTGCGGACCGCCCCCTATACCGAGGCCCTCTCCGGCGACCTCGCCGGACTGAAGATCGGCGTCGTGACCGAAGGTTTCGGGCAGGTCGGCGCGGAAGACGACGTCAATGCCAAGGTCAAGGCTGCCGCGAAGAAGCTCGCCGCCCTGGGCGCGACGGTCGAGGAGGTCTCGATCCCGATGCACGACGTCGGCCTCCACCTCTGGATGCCGATCGGCGTCGAAGGCCTGACCCAGACCATGATGCACGGCGACGGCTACGGCGTGTCGCGTCCCGATCTCTATGTCACCAGTCTGATGGACTTTCACCGCAACTGGCGAACCAGGGCCAACGAGCTGAGCGATACCACCAAGCTGCTGACCCTGCTCGGCACCTACATGCGCAAGCACTACGGCAGCCGCTACTACGGAAAGGCGATGAACATCGTCCGGCGCCTGCGCGCCGCCTACGACGCGGAGCTGGCGACCTACGACCTGCTGCTGATGCCGACCACCCCGCAGAAGGCACAGCCAATCCCGGAGCCCGATGCACCCCGCGAGGAATACATCCAGCGGGCCTACGAGATGATTTCGAACACCGCGCCTTTCGATCTGACGCACCATCCGGCCATGGCGGTGCCCTGCGGCCTGTCCGACGGCTTGCCGGTCTCGGTGATGCTGATCGGTCGTCACTTCGAGGAGTCGACCATTTACAAGGCGGCCTACGCGTTCGAACAGAGCGGCGACTGGAAGACGATGTGAGGTTTCCACCTCTGCGCCGATAGCGCAGCCGCGCTATCGGCGGATCGTCTACTCGGCCGGCGCCTTGGCTTCGCCCGTCACGGCTTTGCGCCAGGAGCGTTCGCTGAGACGCTGCATCACCAGATAGAAGACCGGGGTGAAGAGCAGCGACATCAGCGTTGCGGCGATCATGCCGCCGACGACCGCGTTACCCACGGCCTGTCGGCTCGCCGCGCCGGCACCTGTAGCGAGCAGCAACGGCATGAAGCCGGCGATGGAGGAGATCGCCGTCATCAGGATCGGACGGAACCGCCGACTTGAAGCCTCGGCGGCCGCTTCCAGAATACCACGCCCGCCTACCCGCTCCTGCCGGGCGAACTCGACGATCAGGATGGCGTTCTTACTGGCCAGACCGATCAGCAGGACGATCCCGATCTGGGTGTAGACGTTGTTGTCCGACCCGCCGATCAGGAGAGCGACCACGGTCCCCAGGATCGCCAACGGCACCACCAGAATGACGGCGGCGGGGCTGGTCCAGCTTTCGTACTGGGCCGCAAGCACCAGAAAGACCAGCAAGATCGCAAGTCCGAAGACCGCGATCGCTTCGTTGCCGACTTGCCGTTCCTGATAGGAGACGCCGGTCCATTCGTAGCCCATCGCGACCGGCAGCTTGGCGTCCGCCATCGCCTCCATCAGCAACAGCGCCTGACCGGAGCTGAAACCCGGCGCCGCCTGGCCGGTGATGGAAGCCGCCGGATAGAGATTGTAGCGCAGGATCGTCTGCGGTCCGGTGATGTAGTCGACATCGACCAAGGCACCCATTGGAACCATGTCGCCATTGGCGTTGCGGACCTCGAGCCGCCGGATGTCCTCGGGTGTCAGACGGAAGCGATGGTCGGCCTGGACTTTGACCTGCCAGGTCCGGCCGAAGCGATTGAAGTCGTTCACGTAGGCGGATCCGAGATAGGCCTCCAGCGTTCCGAAGATCTCGTCGAGGGAAACGCCGAGCCTCTTGGCCTGGGTGCGGTTGACCTCCGCGAAGAGCTGAGGCACGGAGGCACGGAAGGTCGTGTTGAGATTGGTCAGGCCTGACTGGGCGTTGCCGTCGACGATCAGCTCCTGCGCCATGGCCCCCAACCCCATCAAACCGCCGCCACCTCGCGCCTGAAGCTGCATTTGAAAACCGCCGGACACGCCGAGACCGCTGATCGCGGGCGGCGGAAAGCCGAAGACCACCGCCTCCTGGATTCCGAACAGCCGGCCTTGCAAGTCGCCCAGGATGGCATCCGCGCTGAGAGTCTGCTCCCTGCGCTCCTCCCAAGGGGTCAGTACGACGAAAACGACTGCGGAGTTGGAAGCGGCCGTACCGTCGATCAGAGAGAAACCGCCGAGCGAAACCCAGGTCTCGACACCGGGCATTCCTTCGACGACTCCGTCTATCTGCCGAAGCACCTGATCTGTGCGACCCAGAGACGCGCCGTCCGGAAGCTGCACGTTGACCATCAGATAGCCCTGATCCTCCTGCGGCAGGAAGCCGGTCGGGATCTGCGTGAACTGCCAGCCGGTGAGCGCCAGCAGGCCGACGAACACCACCATCGCCAGGGCCGCGCGGCGCAGGAGAGATCGCGCGACGCCGGCGTAGCCGGAGCCAGCCACGGCGAAGGCCTTGTCGAAGCCGCGAAAGAAGACGTTCTTGCGCTCCGGCTGGTGCCGTAGCAGCAGGGCGGAGAGGGCCGGGCTCAAGGTCAGAGCGTTCAGGGTGCTAAAGACCGTCGCGGCGGCGATCGTCAAGGCGAATTGCCGGTACATCTCGCCAGTGATCCCCGGCAGAAAGGCCGCCGGAATGAAGACCGCCATCAGGACCAGGCTGGTGGCGACGACCGGGCCGGAGACCTCCGACATCGCCTTGATCGCCGCGTCCCTGGAACTCAGCCCCTTGTCGATATGCGAGGCCGTGGCCTCGACGATCACGATGGAGTCGTCGACCACCACACCGATCGCCAGTACCAGCCCGAACAGCGTGAGCATGTTAAGCGAGAAACCCAAGGCGGCCATCACGGCGAAGGTGCCGATCAGCGCGACGGGGATCGTGACCGCCGGCACCAGCGTCGCCCGCCAGTCCTGCAGGAAGAGAAAGAGGACGAGAAAGACCAGCACGCCGGCCTGAAACAGCGTCATCACGACACCATCGATGGAGGCCTGGACGAACAGGGTCGTGTCGTAGGGAATGGCGTAGTCCACACCCTGGGGAAACAGAGGCGACACCTCCTCCATGGCGGCCCGGACGTCGGTGGCCACCTGCAGCGCATTGGCGCCGGGAAGCTGATAGATCAGGACGCTGGCGGAACTCGAACCTTCCAGAGTCGAGGTCAGGTTATAGTTCTGGCCACCCAGCTCGACCCGAGCGACATCGCGCAAGCGCACGATGCGCCCATCCGCCGAGGTCTTGACGATGATGTCCTCGAACTGCTCCACCTCGCTGAGACGACCGAGCACGTTGACCGACAACTGCAGGCCTTGCGTTTCCGGCGCCGGTGGCTGGCCGATCTGGCCGGCGGCAACCTGGACGTTCTGTTCGCGGACGGCCGCCAGAACCTCCTGAGTGGTGATCTCGCGCGACCTCAACTGCTGAGGGTCGAGCCAGATCCGCATGCTGTAGTCGCTGCTCGGAAAGACCGACACCTCACCCACGCCCTCGACGCGGCTCAGACGGTCGCGCAGCTGCAGGGTGGCAAAGTTGCTGAGGAACAGCTCGTCATAGCGCCCATCCGGCGAGGATAGCGAGACGATCATGACGATATTGGTGGATTGCTTCTTGGTGCTGACGCCCTGCCGAACCACCTCCTCGGGCAAGCCCGGCTCGGCGAGAGCGACCCGATTCTGGACGAGAATCTGCGCGAGATCGAGATCGGTTCCGACCTCGAAACTCACCGTCAGACTGTAGGAGCCGTCGCTGGCACTGGTCGAGGACATGTAGATCATGCCTTCGACGCCGTTGACCTCCTGTTCGATCGGCGCGGCGACCGTCTCCGAAATCACCTCCGCGCTGGCGCCCGGATAGACCGCGCTGACCTGAACGGTCGGCGGCGTGATCTCGGGATACTGCGCGATCGGCAGGCCGAACAGCGTCACCAGGCCCGCGATCACGATGACGATCGAGATGACACTCGAAAAGATCGGCCGCTCGATGAAGAACCGGGAGGACATCTCCGCCGCCGATCAGTCGGTTGCCGCGTCGGGTGCGGCGCCTGGACTGTCTCCGGTAGCCCTCTGGCCATCTCCCCGCCGGCCGGTTTCGCTGGCCGAAGCACCGTTCGCGGAGAGCAGCAGCGACATCATGTCGATCTCCTCCGCCTGAACCGCTATTCCTTCCCGGGCGCGCTGCACGCCGGTAACGATGACTCTGTCGCTCGGGTCGATTCCCCGCTCGATCACCCGTAAGCCCTCGACGAGCTGCCCCAGCGTCACGGTCCGCTTCTCGACGATCCCCTCGTCATTGACGACCAGCAGATACCGTCCGCTCTGATCGAAGCCAACGGCGTTCTCGCTGACCAGTGGCATCGCCGCGCGCTCCGCGATCGGGACGCGCACCCTGGTGAAGAGCCCCGGAAGCAGAGCTGGCTGTTTGCCCGGATTTTCCAAAACGCCGCGAACCTGTAGCGTTCCCGTGTTGGGGTCCACCTGCGACTCGGTGAAATCGGTGACACCGACATGGGGGTAACCCTCCTCTGTCGTCAGCCCGACTTCGATTGGAAAGTTCGCTTGATCTCTGGCCGAGCCGCCTTCTCCGATTTGACTACGGATCCGTTCGATGGCGCGCAGCAGGTCGCGCTCGTTGACCTCGAAGTAGACGTGGATGGGATCGTAGACCGTAATGTCGGTCAGCACCGTGGCTGAGCCCTGCCCGACCAGATTGCCCACGTCGACCAGGTTCCGGCCGACACGGCCCGACATCGGCGCCGTCACCTGCGTGTAACCGAGGTCGATTCGCGCGCTTGTCAGATTGGCCTCGCGGACCAGAACCTCGGCCTCCGCCGAAAGGTAGTTCGCCTCCGCCTCGTCGAGACTGGCTTGGGAGATGTTGCCCCGCTGGATCAGGGTTCGGGCCCGGCCAAGCGTCTTCTCCGCCTCGCTCAACACGGCTTGCGCGCGCGCAAGCTCGGCCTCGGTGGCCTGGACCGAGGCGTCGTATTCCTGAGGATCGATCGTGAAGAGCAGATCGCCCTTCGAGACCTCACTGCCAATCTCGAAATGGACGGCTTGCAGCACGCCCGGAACCCGCGCCGGAATCTCGACTCTTGCGTAGGCTGCCGTCGTACCGCTGAACTCCAGATACTCGGTCACGTCCCGGATCAACGGCTGGGCTACCGTAACGGTCGGTGGTGGTGGAGGTGCGTAGGTGTTCTGCTCCTCGCAGGCTGCCAGAAACAGCAGCGCGCCGAAGGCACCGCCAAGAAGGCTAAGACCTCGAGACTTGCCGCGAAGCCCGGGTTTACGCCGAAGCTCCGGATTGCTGCCAAGCATCGTCACCTTCCAGGGTAAGGCCTGAGCATGGGATAACCCAACGCCGGGGACGTTACCCGAAGGCCCATTCGAATGCGATATTATTCGATCTGAGCCGCCCACCCTGGATTGCCTTGCCGCCCTTCGTCGAAACGCTGACCGGGCAAGGATTCTAGCTGTCCGGATGCGTCACGTCGGAAGCACAATTCCTGGAAGAAAAACAGACCGACCGGCATGGCCAGAGAGCGACCGGAATGTCATGGCATTGACGCTGAATTTAATTTGTGTACAGATTATTATTCTGACATTGCCCCATCGGTGTCGGGCCTGTCTCCAGTAAAGAGAGCGGGGAATGGTGTCTCGAGTGAAGATCGCATGTCACCGTCCGGTTTTCGCTTATCCGCCATGGTTGCTGGGCGCGCTTAAACAGCCGGCAAATCGAAAATCATGCGCCGGCATTCGTGCAGTCTCTCGGTTCGCCCAAACGGGAGCTCTTCGAGCCGCCTATCCAACCTGTACCCGACAGACTGACCGGACCCGGAACCGCGCATCCGCGGCGCGGCCGTGGGGACCGGCTGCCGTGTGACTCCCGCTCACAACAGTGAAAGCATCAAGGGTCGAGGATGACATTCAAGTTTCCAAGCGCCTACACGATTCTCTTCGGTCTGATCGTGGCGGTTGCCGTCGCCACCTGGTTCGTTCCGGCGGGTCAGTACACACGCGAGCTGAACGAGGAGCTGGGGAGAGAGGTTCCGGTTCCCGGCACCTACCAGCAGGTCGAGCCCAATCCGCAAGGTTTCTTCGACGTCGCGATGGCGCCGATCGCCGGTTTCTTCGATCCGGTCAGCTACGAAGCCCGCGCCATCGACGTTGCGCTCTTCGTCCTGATCATCGGCGGTTTCCTGGGCGTCGTGACCAAAACCGGGGCGATCGATGCCGGCATCGATCGTGCCATGCATGCGCTCAAAGGGCGTGAGAAGTGGATGATCCCGATCCTGATGGCGCTTTTCGCCGCGGGCGGCACCATCTACGGAATGGCCGAGGAGACGCTGGCCTTCTACGCCCTGATCATCCCGGTCATGATCGCGGCGCGCTACGACGCGGTCACAGGTGTAGCCATCATCATGCTCGGCGCCGGTGTCGGCACCCTGGGTTCGACGATCAACCCCTTCGCGACGGTCATCGCCTCCGATGCCGCGGAAGTGCCCTTCACAGACGGCATCGTCCTGCGCTTTGCCATCCTGTTCCTCTGCTGGCTGGCCTGCGTCATCTACGTGATGCGCTATGCCGAACGCGTGCGCGCGAACCCGGATCATTCCATCGTCGCCGACCGCCGCGCGTCGAACGAGGCGCACTTTCTGAAGGGCCGTACCCTGTCGGAAGGCGCCGAAAGAATCGACTTCACGGCGACCCGCAAGCTCGTGCTCGCGGTCTTCGCCGCCAGCTTCGGTGTCATGATCTGGGGCGTGTCGGCCGGCGGCTGGTGGATGGCTGAGATGTCGGCCCTCTTCCTGGTCGCCGCCATCCTCGTCGGCGTGATCGCGCGCATCGGCGAGGAGGATTTCACCAATACCTTCGTCGATGGCGCGCGCGACCTTCTCGGCGTCGTGCTCGTGATCGGCATCGCGCGCGGAATCGTCGTGGTGATGGATGCCGGCAACATCACCGACACCATCCTCTTCTGGTCGGAGAACGCCGTCAGCGGTCTGTCGGAAATCGGTTTCATCAACACCATGTTCGGGCTGCAGGCCGTTCTGTCCTTCCTGGTTCCCTCCTCCTCCGGCCTGGCCGTACTCACCATGCCGATCATGGCGCCGCTCGGCGACTTCGCCGGTGTTCCGCGCGATCTGGTCGTCACCGCCTATCAATCCGCAAGCGGTCTTGTGAATCTGATCAACCCGACCTTCGCCGTGGTGATGGGCGGCCTAGCGCTCGGCCGGGTTCCCTACGAGCGCTGGCTGCGCTTCATGTGGCCACT
The window above is part of the Algihabitans albus genome. Proteins encoded here:
- a CDS encoding efflux RND transporter periplasmic adaptor subunit is translated as MLGSNPELRRKPGLRGKSRGLSLLGGAFGALLFLAACEEQNTYAPPPPPTVTVAQPLIRDVTEYLEFSGTTAAYARVEIPARVPGVLQAVHFEIGSEVSKGDLLFTIDPQEYDASVQATEAELARAQAVLSEAEKTLGRARTLIQRGNISQASLDEAEANYLSAEAEVLVREANLTSARIDLGYTQVTAPMSGRVGRNLVDVGNLVGQGSATVLTDITVYDPIHVYFEVNERDLLRAIERIRSQIGEGGSARDQANFPIEVGLTTEEGYPHVGVTDFTESQVDPNTGTLQVRGVLENPGKQPALLPGLFTRVRVPIAERAAMPLVSENAVGFDQSGRYLLVVNDEGIVEKRTVTLGQLVEGLRVIERGIDPSDRVIVTGVQRAREGIAVQAEEIDMMSLLLSANGASASETGRRGDGQRATGDSPGAAPDAATD
- a CDS encoding efflux RND transporter permease subunit, with amino-acid sequence MSSRFFIERPIFSSVISIVIVIAGLVTLFGLPIAQYPEITPPTVQVSAVYPGASAEVISETVAAPIEQEVNGVEGMIYMSSTSASDGSYSLTVSFEVGTDLDLAQILVQNRVALAEPGLPEEVVRQGVSTKKQSTNIVMIVSLSSPDGRYDELFLSNFATLQLRDRLSRVEGVGEVSVFPSSDYSMRIWLDPQQLRSREITTQEVLAAVREQNVQVAAGQIGQPPAPETQGLQLSVNVLGRLSEVEQFEDIIVKTSADGRIVRLRDVARVELGGQNYNLTSTLEGSSSASVLIYQLPGANALQVATDVRAAMEEVSPLFPQGVDYAIPYDTTLFVQASIDGVVMTLFQAGVLVFLVLFLFLQDWRATLVPAVTIPVALIGTFAVMAALGFSLNMLTLFGLVLAIGVVVDDSIVIVEATASHIDKGLSSRDAAIKAMSEVSGPVVATSLVLMAVFIPAAFLPGITGEMYRQFALTIAAATVFSTLNALTLSPALSALLLRHQPERKNVFFRGFDKAFAVAGSGYAGVARSLLRRAALAMVVFVGLLALTGWQFTQIPTGFLPQEDQGYLMVNVQLPDGASLGRTDQVLRQIDGVVEGMPGVETWVSLGGFSLIDGTAASNSAVVFVVLTPWEERREQTLSADAILGDLQGRLFGIQEAVVFGFPPPAISGLGVSGGFQMQLQARGGGGLMGLGAMAQELIVDGNAQSGLTNLNTTFRASVPQLFAEVNRTQAKRLGVSLDEIFGTLEAYLGSAYVNDFNRFGRTWQVKVQADHRFRLTPEDIRRLEVRNANGDMVPMGALVDVDYITGPQTILRYNLYPAASITGQAAPGFSSGQALLLMEAMADAKLPVAMGYEWTGVSYQERQVGNEAIAVFGLAILLVFLVLAAQYESWTSPAAVILVVPLAILGTVVALLIGGSDNNVYTQIGIVLLIGLASKNAILIVEFARQERVGGRGILEAAAEASSRRFRPILMTAISSIAGFMPLLLATGAGAASRQAVGNAVVGGMIAATLMSLLFTPVFYLVMQRLSERSWRKAVTGEAKAPAE
- a CDS encoding YfcC family protein, yielding MTFKFPSAYTILFGLIVAVAVATWFVPAGQYTRELNEELGREVPVPGTYQQVEPNPQGFFDVAMAPIAGFFDPVSYEARAIDVALFVLIIGGFLGVVTKTGAIDAGIDRAMHALKGREKWMIPILMALFAAGGTIYGMAEETLAFYALIIPVMIAARYDAVTGVAIIMLGAGVGTLGSTINPFATVIASDAAEVPFTDGIVLRFAILFLCWLACVIYVMRYAERVRANPDHSIVADRRASNEAHFLKGRTLSEGAERIDFTATRKLVLAVFAASFGVMIWGVSAGGWWMAEMSALFLVAAILVGVIARIGEEDFTNTFVDGARDLLGVVLVIGIARGIVVVMDAGNITDTILFWSENAVSGLSEIGFINTMFGLQAVLSFLVPSSSGLAVLTMPIMAPLGDFAGVPRDLVVTAYQSASGLVNLINPTFAVVMGGLALGRVPYERWLRFMWPLLLILTAIIMAAISLGTLIG